A genomic region of Paenibacillus sp. contains the following coding sequences:
- the rplW gene encoding 50S ribosomal protein L23, which yields MKSPYDIIRRPIITERTSELMEDKKYVFEVDRRVNKTEIKHAIEEIFKVKVTSVNTINVAAKPKRYGRYNGYTSEWKKAIVTLSPDSKELAFFETAE from the coding sequence GTCGCCCGATCATCACGGAGCGTACGAGCGAATTGATGGAAGACAAGAAGTACGTCTTCGAAGTCGATCGCCGCGTGAACAAGACGGAAATCAAGCATGCGATCGAAGAGATCTTCAAAGTGAAGGTCACGAGCGTGAACACGATCAACGTCGCGGCGAAGCCGAAGCGTTACGGCCGTTACAACGGTTATACTTCCGAATGGAAGAAAGCCATCGTTACCTTGAGCCCGGACAGCAAAGAACTCGCGTTCTTTGAAACGGCGGAATAA
- the rplB gene encoding 50S ribosomal protein L2 yields the protein MPVKSFKPYTASRRQMTVNAFSEITTDQPEKSLLAPLMNKAGRNNQGKITTRHHGGGHKRKYRIIDFKRNKDGVPGRVATIEYDPNRTANIALINYVDGEKRYILAPKGLKVDDVIVSGPDADIKVGNTLPMENIPVGTVIHNIELKPGKGGQLVRAAGTEAQLLGKEDTYVIVRLSSGEMRRILKVCRATIGSVGNEDHELINIGKAGRSRWMRKRPTVRGVVMNPNDHPHGGGEGRAPIGRKSPMSPWGKKTLGAKTRKKNKASDKYIVRRRTK from the coding sequence ATGCCAGTTAAAAGTTTTAAACCGTATACGGCGTCGCGCCGTCAGATGACGGTGAACGCGTTCTCGGAAATCACGACGGATCAGCCGGAGAAATCCTTGCTCGCGCCGCTCATGAACAAAGCGGGCCGCAACAACCAAGGCAAAATCACGACTCGCCATCACGGCGGCGGTCACAAGCGGAAGTATCGGATCATCGACTTCAAGCGCAACAAGGACGGCGTTCCTGGACGCGTAGCGACGATCGAATACGATCCGAACCGTACGGCGAACATCGCGTTGATCAACTACGTGGACGGCGAGAAGCGTTACATCCTCGCGCCGAAGGGTCTGAAGGTCGACGACGTGATCGTCTCCGGTCCGGATGCGGACATCAAGGTGGGCAACACGCTGCCGATGGAAAACATTCCGGTCGGTACGGTCATCCACAACATCGAGTTGAAGCCGGGCAAGGGCGGTCAGTTGGTTCGCGCCGCAGGCACGGAAGCTCAATTGCTCGGTAAGGAAGACACGTACGTTATCGTTCGCTTGTCCTCCGGCGAAATGCGCCGCATCTTGAAGGTGTGCCGCGCGACGATCGGTTCCGTAGGCAACGAAGACCACGAGTTGATCAACATCGGTAAAGCCGGCCGCAGCCGTTGGATGCGCAAGCGCCCGACCGTCCGCGGTGTCGTCATGAACCCGAACGATCACCCGCACGGCGGCGGCGAAGGCCGCGCTCCGATCGGTCGCAAATCGCCGATGTCCCCTTGGGGTAAGAAGACGCTCGGCGCTAAGACTCGGAAGAAGAACAAAGCATCCGATAAATATATCGTTCGCCGCCGCACGAAGTAA